A part of Microcoleus sp. AS-A8 genomic DNA contains:
- the leuD gene encoding 3-isopropylmalate dehydratase small subunit codes for MSQVQAVSGRAIPLVGNDIDTDRIIPARFLRCVTFDGLGEQAFADDRTQAKGEHPFDQPQYQGANILVVNGNFGCGSSREHAPQALSKWGIQAIVGESYAEIFFGNCVAIGIPCVTAPTETIQQLQTILKDNPQASITVDLEAMQVRCGDFQSAVTLGEGARQMLTTGTWDTCGQLIAQVDQIQATAAKLPYIDWGSRVA; via the coding sequence ATGAGTCAAGTTCAAGCAGTTTCAGGACGGGCAATTCCTTTAGTGGGTAATGATATCGATACCGATCGCATTATCCCCGCTCGGTTTTTACGGTGTGTCACATTTGATGGTTTGGGAGAACAAGCGTTTGCGGATGATCGCACTCAAGCTAAAGGAGAACATCCCTTTGACCAACCTCAGTATCAAGGTGCCAATATTTTAGTGGTTAACGGCAACTTTGGCTGTGGTTCTTCCAGAGAACACGCTCCTCAAGCTCTATCAAAATGGGGAATTCAAGCCATTGTAGGAGAGAGTTATGCGGAAATCTTCTTTGGCAATTGTGTGGCGATCGGAATTCCTTGTGTGACAGCACCAACAGAAACGATTCAGCAGTTACAAACAATCTTGAAAGACAATCCTCAAGCTTCGATAACAGTAGATTTAGAAGCGATGCAAGTTCGTTGTGGCGACTTCCAATCGGCTGTCACTCTAGGTGAGGGAGCACGCCAAATGCTGACTACAGGAACTTGGGATACTTGCGGACAACTCATCGCTCAAGTTGACCAAATTCAAGCTACGGCTGCCAAGTTACCCTACATTGATTGGGGCAGTCGAGTTGCTTAA
- a CDS encoding cation-transporting P-type ATPase has product MLQQAVPVTPSSHSNSRPALANAWHTLDVEKALLELGSNAETGLTSQQVEERLQQYGPNELEETAGRSKWEILLDQFKNIMLVMLIVVAIISGVLDLIALQQGPSDGGVPFKDTIAIMAIVILNGILGYLQESRAEKALAALKRLSSPKVRVIRDGRPLEIDGKQLVPGDIMLLEAGVQVSADARLIEVSNLQIREAALTGEAQAVTKQVDAQLQEETPLGDRVNLVYQGTEVVQGRGTAIVASTGMRTELGKIAEMLQAVESEPTPLQQRMTQLGNVLVTGSLVLVALVVVGGMLKSYLDTRRFDGGVLQELVEVSLSMAVAVVPEGLPAVITVTLALGTQRMVRRNALIRKLPAVETLGSVTTICSDKTGTLTQNKMVVQHVATVEQTFSVTGEGYTPTGEFKIDNQSIRPEQYPELQTLLIACVVCNDAVLQQEDAKSQENGKKKSTTHSQQQWIILGDPTEGALLSLSGKSGLEKDSLTRQLKRVEEFPFSSERKRMSVICEGRTQNVAQHAQESPFVMFTKGSPELILERCQTYQQGDRVETLTNTQRQHILDQNNQMAGSGLRVLGFAYKPLESIPSQALEDSAERGLIWLGLVGMLDAPRTEVRGAVAQCREAGIRPIMITGDHQLTAQAIAQSLGIAEPGDRVLNGQELQRLSQEELEQEVEHVSIYARVSPEHKLRIVQALQSRGKFTAMTGDGVNDAPALKQADIGIAMGITGTDVSKEASDMVLLDDNFATIVHAVEEGRVVYTNIRRFIKYILGSNIGEVLVIAAAPIIGLGGVPLTPLQILWMNLVTDGLPALALAVEPPEPDVMKRPPFSPRENIFARGLGSYMVRVGIVFAIISIALMVWAYNYTHAPGYPGNPDTWKTMVFTTLCIAQMGHALAVRSISRLVIEVNPFSNPYLLWAVVVTSALQLALVYVPPLQGFFGTHYLTGTELLICLGFSSLLFVWVEMEKLFFRFYYSRRA; this is encoded by the coding sequence GTGTTACAGCAAGCAGTACCCGTGACTCCATCTAGTCATTCAAATTCTCGGCCCGCTCTGGCAAATGCATGGCACACCCTAGACGTTGAGAAGGCCCTTTTAGAGTTGGGCAGTAATGCAGAAACTGGTCTGACATCCCAACAGGTTGAAGAGCGGTTGCAACAGTATGGACCCAATGAATTAGAAGAAACCGCCGGTCGTAGTAAGTGGGAAATCCTCCTCGATCAGTTCAAAAACATCATGTTGGTGATGTTGATTGTGGTAGCGATTATTTCAGGGGTTTTAGACTTGATCGCACTGCAACAAGGACCCTCTGACGGCGGAGTTCCCTTCAAAGATACGATCGCGATTATGGCGATCGTAATTCTTAACGGTATCTTGGGCTACCTTCAAGAAAGCCGTGCGGAGAAAGCACTTGCCGCTCTTAAGCGCCTTTCTTCCCCGAAGGTGCGAGTCATTCGAGATGGCAGACCCCTTGAGATTGACGGCAAACAACTGGTGCCGGGGGACATCATGCTCCTAGAAGCAGGTGTTCAGGTGTCAGCCGATGCGCGTTTAATTGAGGTATCCAACCTCCAAATTCGGGAAGCTGCCCTGACTGGGGAAGCTCAAGCGGTCACTAAGCAGGTTGATGCTCAACTGCAAGAAGAAACACCTTTGGGCGATCGCGTTAATTTGGTGTATCAAGGAACCGAAGTCGTTCAGGGACGAGGTACTGCCATCGTCGCGAGTACGGGGATGCGGACAGAACTCGGTAAAATTGCCGAGATGTTGCAAGCGGTGGAAAGTGAACCGACGCCCTTGCAACAGCGGATGACTCAACTGGGTAACGTGTTGGTCACGGGTTCCCTGGTTCTAGTGGCGCTAGTCGTCGTGGGCGGTATGCTCAAATCCTACCTGGATACGCGCAGATTTGATGGCGGGGTCTTGCAGGAGCTGGTGGAAGTTTCTCTTTCTATGGCTGTCGCTGTCGTCCCGGAAGGTCTACCCGCCGTTATTACCGTGACTCTGGCGTTGGGAACACAGCGCATGGTGCGTCGCAACGCCTTAATTCGTAAACTCCCAGCCGTAGAAACCCTAGGGAGTGTGACAACGATTTGCTCTGATAAAACCGGCACACTGACTCAAAATAAAATGGTCGTGCAGCATGTCGCCACGGTGGAGCAAACGTTTAGCGTGACAGGGGAGGGTTACACCCCAACAGGCGAGTTCAAAATCGATAATCAGTCCATTAGACCCGAACAGTATCCAGAACTGCAAACGCTGCTAATAGCCTGTGTCGTTTGTAATGATGCCGTTTTACAGCAGGAAGATGCAAAAAGTCAAGAGAATGGCAAAAAGAAATCGACGACTCATTCGCAACAGCAATGGATCATTTTAGGTGACCCAACCGAAGGGGCTTTACTCTCCCTATCCGGAAAAAGCGGTTTGGAAAAAGACTCGTTAACTCGTCAACTCAAGCGAGTAGAAGAATTTCCGTTCTCCTCAGAACGCAAGCGGATGAGTGTGATTTGTGAAGGCAGAACTCAAAACGTTGCCCAACATGCTCAAGAATCGCCTTTTGTCATGTTTACGAAAGGTTCTCCAGAACTGATTTTGGAACGTTGTCAAACCTATCAGCAAGGGGATAGGGTTGAGACACTGACAAATACCCAGCGTCAGCACATCTTGGATCAGAATAACCAGATGGCAGGTTCAGGATTGCGCGTACTGGGATTTGCCTACAAACCTTTAGAGAGTATACCTTCACAAGCCTTAGAGGACTCGGCTGAGCGAGGGTTGATTTGGCTGGGGCTAGTGGGAATGCTCGATGCCCCGCGCACCGAAGTGCGGGGCGCGGTGGCACAGTGCCGTGAGGCGGGTATTCGTCCGATTATGATTACCGGTGACCATCAATTGACGGCACAAGCGATCGCGCAAAGTTTAGGCATTGCTGAACCCGGAGATCGCGTCCTCAACGGTCAAGAATTACAACGACTCAGCCAAGAGGAACTCGAACAAGAAGTCGAACATGTCAGCATCTATGCCCGTGTCTCCCCAGAACACAAACTGCGGATCGTCCAAGCGCTTCAGAGTCGAGGGAAATTCACAGCGATGACAGGCGACGGGGTGAACGATGCACCAGCCCTAAAACAAGCCGATATTGGTATTGCCATGGGAATCACCGGCACCGATGTCAGTAAGGAAGCCAGCGATATGGTACTCCTTGATGACAACTTTGCCACAATTGTCCATGCCGTCGAAGAAGGTCGGGTCGTTTACACCAATATCCGCCGATTTATTAAATACATCCTGGGTAGCAACATTGGTGAAGTATTAGTCATTGCTGCTGCACCCATCATTGGACTGGGTGGCGTTCCTCTGACACCGTTACAAATTCTTTGGATGAACCTCGTTACTGATGGGTTGCCCGCCCTCGCCTTGGCTGTAGAACCGCCGGAACCTGATGTGATGAAACGCCCTCCCTTTAGTCCCCGTGAGAATATTTTTGCCAGAGGGTTGGGGTCTTATATGGTTCGTGTCGGCATTGTGTTTGCGATTATCAGCATTGCTTTAATGGTATGGGCTTACAACTATACTCATGCCCCTGGCTATCCGGGAAATCCAGATACTTGGAAAACAATGGTATTTACTACCCTCTGTATTGCCCAAATGGGACATGCTTTGGCGGTTCGATCCATCTCTCGCCTCGTAATAGAGGTGAATCCCTTCTCTAATCCTTATTTGCTCTGGGCTGTTGTGGTTACGAGCGCGCTACAGCTAGCTCTCGTCTATGTTCCGCCTCTGCAAGGTTTCTTCGGGACTCACTACCTCACCGGGACAGAATTGCTGATTTGCCTAGGCTTTAGTTCCTTATTGTTTGTTTGGGTTGAGATGGAGAAACTGTTCTTCCGCTTTTACTATTCCCGTCGTGCTTAA
- the recF gene encoding DNA replication/repair protein RecF: protein MYLKTLHLKQFRNYRDCIVDFDAPKTILVGNNAQGKSNLLEAVELLSTLKSHRSVRDRDLVLEEAAVGQIRANLERAYGSVDLDLTLRTQGRRTVALNREALRRQLDFLGILNAVQFSSLDLELVRGAPERRRNWLDSLLIQLEPIYAYILQQYNQVLRQRNALLKKYRVGAAEGQLEESSRELYSELALWDVQLATTGSRVTRRRARVVERLAPLAAAWHTSISGATEVLDVTYAPNIRAEKDDPEEVQKAFLDKIQQRRIPEQSQGTTLVGPHRDEVEFTINQTPARSYGSQGQQRTLVLALKLAELKLIEEVVGEPPLLLLDDVLAELDLNRQNQLLEAIQDRFQTLITTTHLGAFDSQWLNSSQILSVHAGQISSF from the coding sequence ATGTATCTAAAAACTTTGCACCTTAAACAGTTTCGTAATTACCGAGACTGCATTGTGGATTTTGATGCCCCCAAGACGATTTTGGTAGGCAATAATGCTCAAGGGAAGTCGAATCTGCTAGAGGCGGTGGAGTTGCTCTCGACACTTAAGAGTCATCGCTCCGTGCGCGATCGCGACCTCGTTTTAGAAGAAGCGGCGGTGGGTCAAATTCGGGCGAACCTGGAACGTGCCTATGGTTCAGTCGATCTTGATTTAACTCTCCGCACTCAGGGACGACGCACCGTTGCCCTCAACCGGGAAGCCTTACGCCGCCAGCTTGACTTTTTAGGTATTCTCAATGCGGTGCAGTTCTCCAGTCTGGATTTGGAACTGGTGCGGGGGGCACCTGAACGGCGTCGCAACTGGCTCGATTCCCTCTTGATTCAATTGGAACCCATCTATGCCTACATCTTGCAACAATATAACCAGGTCTTGCGGCAGCGTAACGCCCTCCTGAAAAAATACCGAGTTGGGGCAGCTGAAGGCCAGCTTGAGGAATCATCCAGAGAGTTATATTCAGAGCTAGCACTGTGGGATGTACAACTGGCGACCACTGGTTCACGCGTCACTCGGCGTCGAGCGAGAGTTGTAGAACGGTTGGCACCCCTGGCAGCGGCGTGGCACACGAGTATTAGTGGGGCAACCGAGGTGCTGGACGTAACCTATGCGCCCAATATTCGCGCTGAAAAAGATGACCCAGAAGAAGTACAAAAGGCATTTTTAGACAAAATCCAACAGCGTCGAATTCCTGAACAAAGCCAAGGGACGACTCTGGTTGGCCCTCACCGAGATGAAGTTGAGTTTACCATCAACCAGACACCGGCTCGGTCGTATGGCTCTCAGGGGCAGCAACGCACATTGGTGTTGGCGCTGAAGCTGGCAGAACTCAAACTGATTGAGGAAGTTGTCGGTGAACCCCCCTTATTGTTGCTCGATGATGTATTGGCAGAACTTGACTTAAACCGTCAAAATCAGCTTTTGGAGGCCATTCAAGACCGCTTTCAAACTCTGATTACGACAACCCATTTAGGAGCGTTTGATTCCCAGTGGTTGAATTCTTCTCAAATTCTTTCAGTTCATGCGGGGCAAATTAGTAGTTTTTAG
- a CDS encoding DUF4912 domain-containing protein — translation MAKERPPLEEMTLRQLRKVASEYGISRYSRMRKAQLLAEIQKIQRTKISPSLSRTVEAQEEVEAAKFELGQDDRTGGTLASVDEGLGDLPDGYGESRIVLMPRDPQWCYAYWDIPNDHKEDLRSQGGQQLALRIYDVTDININNQSPHSVQEYPCDELAREWYLPMPVSDRDYAVDIGYRCADGRWLTLARSAPVRVPPVYPSDWIEDQFITVSWEEDLRDKTVYTLVPPSKRMATSAGTQEGNTNAIYDAIFGMAKSAEAQRVAGSLYGSMQQAPIHEQSISSYVFPSGVGMWAVPTTSGLNMSGVGMSGAGFSASAIPMRPRQFWLVADAELIVYGATEPDATVTIGGRPIKLNPDGTFRFQMSFQDGLIDYPIVGVAADGEQTRSIHMKFNRETPSRNTNTKEEAVPEWFA, via the coding sequence ATGGCAAAAGAACGCCCACCTTTAGAAGAGATGACCCTGCGGCAACTACGTAAAGTCGCTAGTGAGTATGGCATCTCTCGTTACAGCCGGATGCGTAAGGCGCAATTGCTGGCAGAAATACAAAAGATCCAACGCACAAAAATCTCTCCCAGTCTATCTCGCACAGTGGAGGCACAAGAAGAAGTGGAAGCTGCAAAGTTTGAATTAGGTCAGGATGATCGTACTGGTGGTACCCTCGCATCCGTGGATGAGGGGTTAGGAGATTTACCCGATGGTTACGGTGAAAGCCGGATTGTCCTAATGCCCCGCGACCCACAATGGTGTTATGCCTATTGGGATATTCCCAATGATCATAAAGAAGACCTACGCAGTCAGGGAGGACAACAGCTAGCGCTACGAATTTATGATGTCACCGACATCAACATTAACAATCAAAGCCCCCATAGCGTCCAAGAATATCCTTGTGATGAACTAGCACGGGAATGGTACTTGCCGATGCCTGTGAGCGATCGCGATTACGCGGTGGATATCGGTTATCGTTGTGCCGATGGTCGGTGGTTAACTTTAGCTCGTTCCGCCCCTGTACGTGTTCCTCCGGTTTATCCCTCCGACTGGATTGAAGATCAATTCATCACGGTTAGCTGGGAGGAAGACTTACGCGACAAGACCGTCTACACGTTGGTTCCCCCCAGCAAGCGGATGGCGACAAGCGCGGGAACTCAAGAAGGCAATACGAATGCGATTTACGACGCCATCTTTGGTATGGCGAAATCCGCCGAAGCTCAGCGCGTTGCCGGTTCCCTATACGGTTCCATGCAGCAAGCCCCAATCCACGAACAATCCATCAGCTCCTATGTCTTCCCATCTGGTGTGGGCATGTGGGCTGTCCCGACCACATCAGGTTTGAACATGTCTGGTGTTGGCATGTCGGGTGCTGGCTTCTCCGCTTCTGCGATTCCGATGCGTCCTCGCCAGTTCTGGCTGGTTGCAGATGCTGAGTTGATTGTCTACGGTGCTACCGAGCCAGATGCCACCGTAACCATTGGCGGACGCCCGATCAAGCTGAATCCCGATGGAACCTTCCGCTTCCAGATGTCCTTCCAAGATGGATTGATTGACTACCCGATTGTCGGCGTGGCAGCCGATGGAGAGCAGACTCGCTCAATTCACATGAAATTTAACCGCGAAACACCCTCGCGCAACACCAACACCAAAGAAGAAGCCGTTCCAGAATGGTTCGCCTAA
- a CDS encoding methyltransferase domain-containing protein: protein MTRQTNPNEYKQEIIAFYDTRTNYDNDFTYRRAIPLVELAQLQPGQQILDVATGTGIVAIAAAEIVGSEGKVIGVDFTPGMLDQARRKIKATGLQNIELIEADAESINFEDERFDAIFCATAIVLLSDIQAALRNWYRWLKKGGLVAFSSWSVTSFFTPIIIKVCAKYDLSLPNLHEPLGSPEKCRLLLQDIGFKDIEIKTEQFGSYLSLDDAKNFWQGKWLHPNGHPLFGLSDEQIEQLKAEFRAEIETIATDKGVWHEITTFFVTGRQ, encoded by the coding sequence ATGACCCGGCAGACGAATCCCAACGAATATAAGCAGGAAATCATTGCGTTCTACGACACGAGAACCAACTATGACAATGACTTTACCTATCGTCGAGCGATTCCTCTGGTTGAATTGGCGCAACTGCAACCCGGACAACAGATCTTGGATGTAGCCACAGGGACGGGTATCGTTGCGATCGCTGCTGCTGAGATTGTAGGTTCTGAAGGTAAAGTAATCGGAGTCGATTTTACCCCAGGAATGCTCGACCAAGCACGACGAAAAATCAAAGCAACTGGGTTACAAAACATCGAACTAATTGAAGCTGATGCCGAATCAATCAACTTTGAGGATGAGCGTTTCGATGCGATTTTTTGTGCCACAGCCATTGTCTTGCTGAGTGATATCCAGGCGGCGTTACGCAATTGGTATCGCTGGCTCAAAAAGGGTGGACTTGTCGCCTTTTCCTCTTGGTCGGTAACATCGTTTTTCACGCCTATCATTATTAAAGTTTGCGCTAAGTATGACTTGTCATTACCGAACCTCCACGAACCACTTGGAAGTCCAGAAAAATGTCGTCTTCTACTTCAAGACATAGGATTTAAAGACATCGAAATAAAAACCGAGCAATTCGGGAGTTATCTCAGTCTCGATGATGCTAAAAATTTTTGGCAAGGCAAATGGCTTCATCCGAATGGTCATCCCCTTTTTGGGCTATCAGATGAGCAAATCGAGCAATTGAAAGCGGAATTCAGGGCAGAAATTGAGACAATAGCTACAGACAAGGGAGTCTGGCACGAAATTACTACATTCTTTGTAACAGGTCGCCAATAA
- a CDS encoding CYTH domain-containing protein, with product MATEIERKFLVKGDQWRSLATGTLYRQGYLSTKKGCSVRVRLAGNQGYFTIKGATQGCSRAEYEYPIPAEDAQEMLDNLCEAPLIEKTRYKIEYAGLTWEVDEFAAENQGLIIAEVELTDENQSIELPEWIGKEVSDDPRYYNANLVENPYSQWSDL from the coding sequence ATGGCAACTGAAATCGAACGTAAATTTTTAGTCAAAGGTGATCAGTGGCGATCACTGGCTACGGGGACTCTCTATCGTCAAGGCTACCTTTCCACAAAAAAAGGCTGTTCCGTGAGAGTGCGCCTTGCGGGCAATCAAGGATATTTCACGATCAAGGGTGCAACGCAGGGTTGTTCCAGGGCAGAGTATGAGTACCCTATCCCAGCCGAGGATGCTCAAGAAATGTTGGATAATTTGTGCGAAGCGCCCCTGATTGAAAAAACTCGATACAAAATTGAGTACGCTGGCTTGACTTGGGAAGTAGACGAGTTTGCCGCTGAAAATCAAGGATTAATTATCGCAGAAGTTGAACTCACGGACGAAAATCAATCCATTGAACTCCCAGAATGGATTGGCAAAGAAGTGTCTGATGATCCCAGATACTACAATGCTAATTTAGTTGAAAATCCCTATAGCCAGTGGTCAGATTTGTAG
- a CDS encoding lipid kinase, which translates to MTQRALLLVNRHSRRGEETLSHAISQLQSLGFQLFEESTAKPQHLSDLIRHYRDRVDLVIIGGGDGTLNAAVEGLVSTQLPLGILPLGTANDLARTLRIPPSIPKACEVIATGHTQRIDLGRVNHKHFFNVASLGLSVQITNQLDKKAKRVWGVLAYAATALKVVWKVRPFWAEIRTQEQSIRVKTVQIAVGNGRYYGGGMAVANDAAINDQRLDLYSLEYQQWWQIILLLPAIWRGRQADWSGVRTLEGKEFEILTRKPQPINADGEIVTYTPAKFRLIPKAITVFVPEFPLLGEIKING; encoded by the coding sequence ATGACTCAGCGAGCGCTGCTGCTGGTAAATCGTCACTCTCGGCGAGGGGAGGAAACTCTCTCCCACGCTATCAGCCAGTTACAATCGCTGGGCTTTCAACTGTTTGAAGAATCGACAGCAAAGCCCCAGCATTTGTCAGACCTGATCCGTCATTATCGCGATCGCGTGGATTTAGTGATCATTGGCGGTGGAGATGGCACCCTCAATGCCGCCGTCGAAGGGTTAGTGAGTACTCAGTTACCCTTAGGCATTTTGCCTCTGGGAACAGCCAATGACCTCGCACGCACCCTGAGAATCCCGCCGTCGATACCCAAAGCTTGTGAGGTGATTGCAACCGGTCACACTCAGCGGATTGACCTAGGTCGGGTCAATCATAAGCATTTTTTCAATGTCGCTAGTCTGGGACTTTCCGTACAAATCACCAACCAACTCGACAAAAAAGCCAAACGCGTATGGGGAGTCCTTGCTTATGCGGCGACTGCCCTGAAAGTGGTTTGGAAAGTTCGACCCTTTTGGGCGGAAATTCGGACCCAAGAACAGTCAATTCGGGTCAAAACCGTACAAATTGCTGTGGGTAACGGACGATATTATGGTGGAGGCATGGCGGTGGCGAATGATGCGGCGATCAACGACCAACGCCTGGATCTTTATAGCTTGGAATATCAGCAGTGGTGGCAAATTATCCTGTTACTTCCGGCGATATGGCGAGGCAGGCAGGCCGATTGGTCGGGTGTGCGTACCCTGGAGGGTAAAGAATTTGAAATTCTAACTCGCAAACCTCAGCCAATCAATGCCGACGGGGAAATCGTGACCTACACCCCGGCTAAATTTCGACTCATCCCCAAGGCAATCACCGTTTTCGTGCCTGAGTTTCCCTTACTGGGAGAGATTAAAATTAACGGTTGA
- a CDS encoding CAAD domain-containing protein — MTTEIEKSEETVEIQQESPLIEVKVEDNLMLSKMPSPKPAKEEQWLQFGEKTSDFITDLQNSVGDFFNKYQPLLGSLGWIFLALIGVKLMLALLNALNDIPLLSVLLELIGLGYGIWFIYRYLLTAATRQELSGEIQNFKKQVLDVES, encoded by the coding sequence ATGACAACTGAAATCGAAAAAAGCGAAGAAACGGTTGAAATTCAACAAGAATCGCCCCTCATAGAAGTGAAGGTTGAAGATAACCTGATGTTGAGTAAGATGCCTTCTCCAAAACCAGCTAAAGAGGAGCAATGGCTACAGTTTGGAGAAAAAACCTCTGATTTTATTACTGATTTGCAAAATTCTGTTGGGGATTTCTTCAATAAATATCAGCCACTTCTCGGAAGCCTTGGCTGGATTTTCTTGGCCTTAATTGGCGTTAAACTCATGCTCGCTTTACTGAATGCTCTCAATGATATCCCATTGTTATCCGTGCTTTTAGAACTCATTGGTCTAGGTTACGGAATTTGGTTTATTTACCGCTATTTATTAACCGCTGCAACCCGTCAAGAACTTTCAGGAGAAATTCAGAACTTCAAAAAACAAGTTCTCGACGTAGAAAGTTAA
- a CDS encoding BamA/TamA family outer membrane protein, producing MGNSYPEGKPLFLPSISLPEYDYEIAFSTTTLSASASRLDPIQNAPRTSASPSFLDHLPALVPNSLGDLTQRVAWQPSLVPEEHPHPATVSKAASGLLGTPEKVNRDSRLRWEDFSAFSVFSLSPTKLMPLSGESFLPPLFLQAQLPTTPPPISQNLQPNPNQERFLQPSTTPAPLTPDSTSPTQPSLSPSLEIPDLDSPTQPSPTPRLEIPDLDSPTQPSPVQPSPTPTQEPPENQTPVQPSPTPTQEPGEDRAPIQPSPTPTPTTEPSTQTIPVKSIKVTGSTVFGSQQLNPIVQPYEGRTLTLEQLREVADKITQLYLDQGYITSRAILANQVIPPDGVVEIAVIEGSLQDIQVEGTRRVKPGYIRSRVQLGTSKPLNTGKLEDQLRLLRADPLFENVEASLRAGTGVGQSILIVRVVEADPFEGSVGIDNYSPPSVGSERLGLNLLYRNLTGYGDEIAASYYHTTTSGADSFDFSYRIPLNAMNGTLQLRAAPSRNKITQEPLNIFDIRGKSELYEMSFRQPLIRSPREELALSLGFTYQEGQTFLFGSPSPFGIGPDEEGVSSTRVIKFGQDYLRRDVKGAWSLRSLFSFGIGALGATTNPDPIPDGRFVSWLGQIQRVQILNEDNFLIVGADIQLTPDSLLPSQQFVIGGGQSLRGYRQNLRSGDNGVRFSIEDRITLQRNEAGASIFQLAPFVDAGVVWNKSDNPNNQFLPSQRFLAGIGLGIIWEVQPGLSLRVDYGHPLIKVDDRGENAQDQGFYFSVRYQF from the coding sequence ATAGGGAACAGCTACCCTGAAGGGAAACCCCTATTCCTCCCCTCAATTTCTCTTCCGGAGTACGATTACGAAATTGCCTTCTCGACAACAACACTTTCAGCCAGCGCTTCCCGTCTTGATCCCATCCAGAACGCACCGCGCACGTCGGCTTCGCCCTCGTTCCTCGATCATTTGCCAGCACTGGTACCCAACTCTCTAGGCGACCTGACACAGAGAGTCGCGTGGCAACCCAGCTTGGTGCCGGAGGAGCATCCACACCCAGCTACAGTGAGCAAAGCCGCATCGGGGCTACTCGGCACGCCAGAGAAGGTTAACCGAGATTCGCGGCTCAGGTGGGAGGACTTCTCCGCTTTTTCTGTGTTTTCCCTCTCCCCCACAAAGCTGATGCCGTTAAGCGGTGAAAGCTTTCTCCCACCCCTATTCCTACAAGCGCAGCTCCCGACAACACCCCCACCCATTTCCCAGAACCTACAACCCAACCCCAACCAAGAACGCTTTTTACAACCGTCTACAACGCCAGCACCCCTAACACCGGACTCAACCTCACCTACTCAACCGTCTCTCAGTCCGAGTCTGGAAATACCGGATTTAGACTCACCCACTCAACCGTCTCCCACTCCCAGACTGGAAATACCGGATTTAGACTCACCCACTCAACCCTCACCGGTTCAACCCTCACCCACCCCAACGCAGGAACCGCCTGAAAACCAGACACCGGTTCAACCCTCACCCACCCCAACGCAGGAACCTGGTGAAGACAGGGCACCGATTCAACCCTCACCCACCCCAACCCCCACAACAGAGCCGAGCACTCAGACGATACCCGTCAAAAGCATCAAAGTAACTGGCAGTACTGTCTTTGGTTCACAGCAACTTAATCCCATCGTGCAACCTTATGAGGGGCGTACCCTGACTCTGGAACAACTCAGAGAAGTTGCGGATAAAATCACCCAATTGTACTTAGATCAGGGATACATCACCTCTAGAGCCATTCTGGCTAACCAAGTGATTCCTCCCGATGGGGTTGTGGAAATTGCCGTGATTGAAGGCAGTTTGCAAGACATTCAAGTCGAGGGAACGCGCCGAGTCAAACCCGGTTATATTCGCTCTCGCGTGCAGTTGGGTACCAGCAAACCTCTGAATACGGGTAAGTTGGAAGACCAATTGCGGTTACTACGAGCCGACCCTTTATTTGAGAATGTAGAGGCAAGTTTGCGAGCGGGAACGGGTGTGGGACAGAGCATTCTGATTGTTCGTGTCGTCGAGGCCGATCCCTTTGAAGGCAGTGTCGGTATTGACAACTATTCGCCGCCCAGCGTGGGTTCCGAACGCTTGGGACTCAACTTGCTCTATCGCAACCTGACGGGTTATGGGGATGAAATTGCCGCTTCGTACTACCACACGACAACCAGTGGTGCGGATAGTTTTGACTTCAGCTATCGCATCCCACTGAATGCGATGAACGGCACTCTGCAACTGAGAGCCGCTCCGAGTCGCAATAAAATTACCCAAGAACCGCTGAACATCTTTGATATTCGAGGGAAATCTGAGCTGTATGAAATGAGTTTTCGGCAGCCGTTAATTCGCTCACCCAGAGAAGAATTGGCTTTATCTCTAGGATTTACCTACCAGGAAGGACAGACCTTTCTGTTTGGTTCACCGTCTCCTTTTGGCATTGGCCCAGATGAAGAGGGTGTCAGCAGCACCAGAGTGATTAAGTTTGGTCAAGATTATTTGCGCCGTGATGTAAAAGGTGCTTGGTCGTTGCGATCGCTTTTTAGTTTCGGCATCGGTGCGTTGGGAGCCACGACCAATCCCGACCCTATACCCGATGGGCGCTTCGTGAGCTGGCTTGGTCAAATCCAGCGCGTCCAAATTCTCAATGAGGATAACTTTTTAATTGTGGGAGCTGACATTCAGCTCACGCCGGATAGTTTATTGCCATCCCAACAATTTGTGATTGGGGGCGGTCAATCCTTACGAGGTTATCGACAAAACCTCCGCTCCGGTGACAATGGCGTGCGCTTCTCCATTGAAGACCGTATTACGCTACAGCGAAATGAAGCGGGTGCGTCTATCTTTCAACTCGCGCCCTTCGTCGATGCAGGCGTCGTTTGGAATAAGTCAGATAATCCGAATAATCAATTTTTACCCTCACAGCGGTTTTTAGCCGGCATTGGTTTGGGCATCATTTGGGAAGTCCAACCGGGATTAAGTCTTCGAGTGGACTATGGACATCCCTTAATTAAGGTCGATGATCGAGGCGAGAATGCCCAAGATCAAGGCTTCTATTTTAGTGTTCGCTATCAATTTTAG